From Rhodovastum atsumiense, a single genomic window includes:
- a CDS encoding winged helix-turn-helix domain-containing protein, with translation MARQALEIRTDLHTADALRRMARQEQDRRAAMRMLALPNAMEGMTRAEAARLAGMEQQALRDAVIRYNAEGLSGLHDRPKPGRTPTLTEGEQATLRAVILRGPDPACDGGGDWTLPMLCRWMEDHFGKTMHPDNLSRVVRRLDLSRQKTRPRHPKADEAAQAAFKKGGCAMP, from the coding sequence ATGGCAAGGCAAGCGCTGGAAATCCGGACCGACTTGCACACGGCTGATGCTCTGCGACGCATGGCGCGTCAGGAGCAAGACCGGCGCGCGGCGATGCGGATGCTGGCGTTGCCCAATGCCATGGAGGGGATGACACGGGCTGAAGCGGCGCGGCTGGCCGGAATGGAGCAGCAGGCGTTGCGGGATGCGGTGATCCGCTACAACGCCGAGGGTCTGTCCGGACTACATGACCGCCCCAAACCGGGTCGGACACCGACGCTGACGGAAGGTGAGCAGGCGACCTTGCGCGCCGTGATCCTGCGTGGCCCCGATCCTGCCTGCGATGGTGGCGGTGACTGGACGTTGCCGATGCTGTGCCGCTGGATGGAAGACCATTTCGGCAAAACCATGCATCCGGACAACCTCTCGCGCGTGGTGCGGCGGCTCGACCTGTCGCGCCAGAAGACGCGCCCGCGGCATCCGAAAGCAGACGAGGCAGCGCAGGCTGCCTTCAAAAAGGGGGGCTGCGC